CGGTCGCGCCCCCGAGAACGGTGGGGGCGCCCGGCGGGACCGTTTGCTTCGGTCCGCCGGGCGCCCCGGATGCTTACTTCGAGTGCCTCAGTCCTTGATCTCGCAGATCGCCGCGCCGGAGGTCACCGAGGCTCCGATCTCGGCGCCCAGGCCCTTGATGGTGCCGGCCTTGTGCGCGTTGAGGGGCTGCTCCATCTTCATCGCCTCGAGTACGACGATCAGGTCGCCCTCCTGAACCTCCTGGCCCTCCTCGACGGCGATCTTGACGATGGTGCCCTGCATCGGCGAGGCGAGGGTGTCGCCGGAGGCCGCGGGGCCGGACTTCTTCGCCGCGCGGCGCTTGGGCCGGGCGCCGGCCGCCAGTCCGGTGCGGGCCAGGGACATGCCCAGGCTGGAGGGCAGGGAGACCTCCAGGCGCTTGCCGCCGACCTCGACGACGACCGTCTCGCGGCCCGACTCCTCGTCCGCCTCGGTGTCGGCGGGCGCGTTGAAGGGCTTGATGTCGTTGACGAACTCCGTCTCGATCCACCGGGTGTGGACCGTGAAGGGGTCGCTGGAGCCGGTCAGCTCCGGTGCGAACGCCGCGTCACGCACGACCGTGCGGTGGAACGGGATGGCCGTGGCCATGCCCTCCACGGTGAACTCGTCCAGGGCGCGGGCGGCGCGCTGGAGGGCCTCCTTGCGGGTGCGGCCGGTGACGATGAGCTTGGCCAGCAGGGAGTCCCACGCCGGGCCGATCATGCTGCCGGACTCGACGCCGGCGTCGAGGCGGACACCGGGGCCGGTGGGCGCGTCGAAGAGGGTGACGGTGCCGGGGGCGGGCAGGAAGCCGCGGCCCGGGTCCTCGCCGTTGATGCGGAACTCGAAGGAGTGGCCGCGCAGCTCCGGGTCGTCGTAGCCGAGCTTCTCGCCGTCGGCGATGCGGAACATCTCGCGGACCAGGTCGATGCCGGCGACCTCCTCGGTGACCGGGTGCTCGACCTGCAGGCGGGTGTTGACCTCCAGGAAGGAGATCGTGCCGTCCATGCCGACGAGGAACTCCACGGTTCCGGCGCCGACGTAGCCGGCCTCCTTCAGGATCGCCTTGGAGGACGAGTACAGCTCGTCCATCTGCGCCTGCGACAGGAACGGGGCGGGGGCTTCCTCGACCAGCTTCTGGTGGCGGCGCTGCAGCGAGCAGTCACGGGTGGAGACGACGACCACGTTGCCG
The Streptomyces sp. NBC_01723 genome window above contains:
- a CDS encoding acetyl/propionyl/methylcrotonyl-CoA carboxylase subunit alpha, with product MRKVLIANRGEIAVRVARACRDAGIASVAVYADPDRDALHVRAADEAFALGGDTPGTSYLDIDKVLKAARESGADAIHPGYGFLSENAEFAQAVLDADLIWIGPPPHAIRDLGDKVAARHIAQRAGAPLVAGTPDPVSGADEVVAFAEEHGLPIAIKAAFGGGGRGLKVARTLDEVPELYESAVREAVAAFGRGECFVERYLDKPRHVETQCLADQHGNVVVVSTRDCSLQRRHQKLVEEAPAPFLSQAQMDELYSSSKAILKEAGYVGAGTVEFLVGMDGTISFLEVNTRLQVEHPVTEEVAGIDLVREMFRIADGEKLGYDDPELRGHSFEFRINGEDPGRGFLPAPGTVTLFDAPTGPGVRLDAGVESGSMIGPAWDSLLAKLIVTGRTRKEALQRAARALDEFTVEGMATAIPFHRTVVRDAAFAPELTGSSDPFTVHTRWIETEFVNDIKPFNAPADTEADEESGRETVVVEVGGKRLEVSLPSSLGMSLARTGLAAGARPKRRAAKKSGPAASGDTLASPMQGTIVKIAVEEGQEVQEGDLIVVLEAMKMEQPLNAHKAGTIKGLGAEIGASVTSGAAICEIKD